The genomic stretch TACTATCGTTTACTAGTTccctatttttaaaagtaatctaATGCAGCCTActttataattaatattttcaatttaatttatacttgactcatattttttgtacgttttttatgtcatgtctgttaataatttagttttaaagtcatgtttttatgtatttatttatttatgacttcacATAGTGATCAACAAATGCAAATATTAAAATGCAGGCAGAGATGAAAGCAAGAATCACCAACAATACAGTCAGGGCTCTATGTAAATTCTACATTCGGAATTACcataattttattcatattaaatTAATGAGATTCCCAGCAGGAAAATGTCACGGGAGGATGGAGTATTAAGCAATTTATGCTTTCAGAAGAAGTGCAACATTCAGCCTAAGTAATTTTAATCCATGGAGATAAACATGAAAGACTGAACACAGATTAGCCTACATATAAGATTAAAAAACTATGCCTATGTGCCTCTAAAGAGaatagggtaaaaaaaaaaaaaaagctcataaaataaaaggcagaaaagaagaaaaatgtcaaaataactcAACTTATGCTACAACACGAAtacagttatttattttctgaaactACCAGTTATAAGCATTTAACACAGGGgaattatcaaaataaaatgagttttttaaggaaatatagtTACCGGTTTGCCACAAAGGTTAAACTCAAAGATAATGGAAAAGAAACGAAAAATTATTACTAAGCATTTTTTCCCCTATGCCTTGTGCTCTTGTTGCTTTGAACAATGAAATGTTAACTGGGGGtatattaaaatcaatttattactgagatttttaatgatgcattttttatgGTTCGTTTCCCTTGTGTTATATTTTGTGTAATGTGattaaaatgctttactttTGATTTTCGTTACAATAACAATGTAATAAAGATAATTCATAAGTTTCCTTATTTATTATagtaaaaataattgattattttcaTAAAGGTTAACTTTTCTAATACAAAGTAATATCAAGACATTTAAATAGGTTTAATATAAAATTAGTTTGGTTgtgctttaaaataatatgCTATTTGATGATTACTTTCctcattaattaaaacaaaaaaaatgtttttctttcatattacAGTACAGTGCAGTTTATTGTGCGCAACAAAGCTACGGAGTTTTATCACTGTTACACCATAGTACGCTCTTTAAATGGTCCGTGCTGAAACATCTTCCACCAATAAAAGAGTTCCGCTCCAGACATCAGAATGTTGTGGCTCAGACATGAAAGCTGCGATAAGCTTATTGGGAGGTTTCTTGGCACCGGATCTGGAATCAGGTAAGACCTCACCATCTGGCTACGACCTGCTTATTTTAAGTGACGGGGGATAATTGTGGGTCATCAGGCCGTCGCTGTATATCTGCGACAGAGTTACATGCGCAGAAGAGAAGGTAGCTAACGCGCATTCTGGCTTATGAGTCTAAATCTACCGGGAGACGTAAACGGGGACAGCAATtaagcatttcattttttagggggagagaaatttaaatattgtttatgtTCAACTCAAAGTTTAGGGTCGGAGGACAGTCCGACCTCTGTGTTTTTGGTAAGTGTAGCCGAATGCTAACGCTAACTCACCTGTATGCGCTGTTGTTTTTGATAGACACTGTATTTACAGAAATAGATAAGATAGAAGATACCAACCTTTTCACTTTATCAACAGGGACAGCTGAGCTTGATGTAATCAAGtatgatgtttatttatttcgtAATTCTTAAGGGAAGTTCAGgttacaacatttatttgtttaatttagttttcttttttctgatgagagaaaagtgcagtTAAGTGAAGTTCAAGGTAAGATTTTCACAACTCGGCCTCACTTAGTTTAACGACAATATCTgctaatataaaacaaaaatatttattctaaacctaaacatttttgttaaatgtttttgtaagttttattctgtttctaAAGCCTTTGATAGTTTGAGATCTCAAAATGTCTCCTTTTAGGTTAATTAGTGTTATGCTAAATTTTACTTCTCAATCTTTTTTGTGAGTTCTCTTTTTAGAGATTTCCTGTGGATTGTGTAGTTTGCAAACTTGAGAAGAAAGTACAGGAATGCTGTGTTGAATTGGAGTAATGACCCCCCTCAGGAGGATGTATCCGTGTCTGAGCTGATAGTGCACATGAATATTTTGTGTGATGCTCTTTCACAGATGTGGCTTTTATGAGAGTCCGTAGTAAAATGTGTTGTTACTAGAGATGAAACGATTCACTTTACTCACAAttcactaaaaaacacaatttttgtgtCATAGTTCTGATTCGGTTTGATGCATGATTTATGTTTTAGACACAAGTCAGGTAGGtgtttaaaaccaacaaaaaaacaataaataaaatgacagtgAGCACCTCCgccgctcagtctggctccactggccccgccccctttttagGGGATTTTCAAAGACGCAACACAATCCtgttaaattcttttaaaaaaaaaaacgtggttTTATTAGTCTGTTGTGATCCGTAGCACCAGAGTTAATCAAAAGAAGCGagataaagctttattttttgtctgtggTATTCTGTGAAGTTAGTAGCTTAAACTTTACCAAAATTATATTGACAGAGCAACTATGGATATTGATGATGATCACAAAACTATAGAAAACATGTAGAATCCCTTCATgccattttgcaaaaaaatattttgaattgaaTTCCGCAAATGCTGTGATTAttacataattattaatatatttagttattttttttctttagctatctatttattgcttttattgtactttttaaatctgttcttctttttctagaaacaaaatgatcaaaaattgGGGCGTCATCGGGGGGATCGCAGCTGCTGTTGCAGCTGGAGCATACGTCCTGTGGGGCCCGATTACAGAgagaaagaagaggaagaaaggtAGGAATGTATTTACCAGCTGCACAGCACTGTGGATGCAGCGCCCTTCTTATATTTGCGGTGCTCATCCTGGTTTGTCTTTGCAGGGATGGCTCCAGGTCTGTTGAATCTGGGAAACACCTGCTTTCTGAACGCTCTGCTCCAAGGCCTGGCGGCGTGTCCGTCCTTCATCAGGTGGCTGGAGAAATTTTCCGGTTTGCCCACCATTCAGTCGTGCAAAGACAACCAGCTGTCGACAACGCTGCTGCAGCTACTCAAAGGTCTGCAAACACTGGGGTGAAGTTTTCAGGAGTGCATATTAAGTGCTCATAATTGTCCTTTCTCCACATGGCGTTAGCTCTGAGTAGTGATGAACCTGGAGAGGAAGATGTTCTTGACGCTGGGTGCCTCCTGGATGTACTCAGACTGTATCGCTGGCACATCAGTTCTTTTGAAGAGCAGGTTTGTTCATAACACAATCTTGTAATTCTCTTCTAAGCACCTGTTGGGGTACGGTTTGTGTTACAGTGTTGGTTTCTCCTCTAATAGGATGCTCATGAGCTTTTTCATGTCATCACATCCTCTCTGGAGGAGGAGCGAGATCGTCAACTGAAGGTCACACATTTGTTTGACGTGCAGTCTCTTGAGGCAAGTATTAAATGAATATTCTGGCAAAGCCTTTATGCTGTCTTTTGCTGAACTTTACATtaagtaaatgtgtttattctattttattatttagagtTTTCCTAATCCAGATGATAAAGCTGTTGCCTGTATAAGTAGAGGTAAGAGTCGAGAGAAAATCCGAGACAAAAgggaatataaataaatatttattttcttgcttttccTTTGCAGCCCCCCTTCACCCGATACCAGGTCCTTGGAAGTTTCCGCATCCTTTCCATGGCCGGTTAACCAGCAACATGTCATGCAAGCGCTGTGAAACGCAAGTGAGTGACTTTTTTTGGCAGGGAAGTGAAGAGCTTTAAGCCTCTTTTCCCCATGTTACCTTCTTTCCTGTAATCTGGTGGCATCAGAGTGTGTCATGTGAATTTCCTCTCTGTTGCTTTTGTATGACAACTTGACCACACATAAGTTGTATTAAAGATGACTTGCACCAATTTACTGCTCAAACATGAgtaaaaagcaaatattgtgGCTTCTGTTACaaccaaaaggaaataaagtgttttatatttgaaaaactgaatgttattttatatgtttctgtttctaagttttgtatttgttgtttttttaatcaatttgtattgttttgttatACATTTCCTTTTTCCAACCGTTTTTTTCCAGAGTCCAGTGCGGTACGACTCCTTTGAGAGCCTTTCTTTGTCCATCCTCCTACCTCAGTGGGTAAGGGCACATACCTGAAACACAAGACTTTCACTGTGGTATCAGTGCT from Oryzias melastigma strain HK-1 linkage group LG9, ASM292280v2, whole genome shotgun sequence encodes the following:
- the usp30 gene encoding ubiquitin carboxyl-terminal hydrolase 30 isoform X1 codes for the protein MLWLRHESCDKLIGRFLGTGSGIRNKMIKNWGVIGGIAAAVAAGAYVLWGPITERKKRKKGMAPGLLNLGNTCFLNALLQGLAACPSFIRWLEKFSGLPTIQSCKDNQLSTTLLQLLKALSSDEPGEEDVLDAGCLLDVLRLYRWHISSFEEQDAHELFHVITSSLEEERDRQLKVTHLFDVQSLESFPNPDDKAVACISRAPLHPIPGPWKFPHPFHGRLTSNMSCKRCETQSPVRYDSFESLSLSILLPQWGRPISLDQCLQHFISSETIKEVECENCTKLQQHSSINGEVLENQRTTFVKQLRLGKLPQCLCIHLQRLMWSNEGSPIKRQEHVQFSEYLSMDRYKHDSSTPRTQKVRCAPKTIKAESFDDSIEKPTANGTEHHNNNKPFTNGTCSSMFLHSGVKNPFGLTYDYSSAEYLFQLVAVLVHLGDMHSGHFVTYRRCPSSSRCSSNFSSQWLWVSDDSVRKASLQEVLSSNAYMLFYERVQRPGRGPRSEE